A genomic stretch from Frigoribacterium sp. PvP032 includes:
- the fliN gene encoding flagellar motor switch protein FliN — protein sequence MTGTTITLHTAAAEALVAQLPTPVPLRAVPVDAATAQARRSTASSAVVTSFVGSLSADTALLLADMDQVAAAAGTDSPLVSVVDVLRPALEAATSVLGAGVLGDSRLESADALFADHSTVVFDLTAAGETVGWFAVRLREDGTVGLVSSSSSASSAPASAAPLGAGNLGRINNVEMALTVEIGRTRMSVRDVLGLEPGAVVELDRSAGAPADVLLNGRLIAHGEVVVVDQDYAIRITRILDVADGVA from the coding sequence ATGACCGGCACGACCATCACCCTGCACACCGCCGCGGCGGAGGCGCTCGTCGCGCAGCTGCCGACGCCCGTGCCGCTGCGGGCCGTGCCCGTCGACGCCGCGACCGCCCAGGCTCGCCGCAGCACCGCCTCCTCGGCAGTCGTCACCTCGTTCGTCGGCTCGCTCTCGGCCGACACCGCGCTGCTGCTCGCCGACATGGACCAGGTCGCCGCCGCCGCGGGCACCGACTCGCCCCTCGTCTCGGTCGTCGACGTGCTGCGCCCGGCCCTCGAGGCCGCGACCTCGGTGCTCGGCGCAGGAGTGCTCGGCGACAGCCGGCTCGAGTCGGCCGACGCGCTGTTCGCCGACCACTCCACCGTCGTGTTCGACCTCACCGCCGCGGGCGAGACGGTCGGCTGGTTCGCCGTGCGCCTCCGTGAGGACGGCACCGTCGGCCTCGTCTCGTCGAGCTCGTCCGCCTCCTCCGCCCCTGCCTCCGCCGCGCCGCTCGGCGCCGGCAACCTCGGACGCATCAACAACGTCGAGATGGCCCTCACCGTCGAGATCGGCCGCACCCGCATGTCGGTCCGCGACGTGCTCGGCCTCGAGCCCGGCGCCGTCGTCGAGCTCGACCGCTCGGCCGGCGCCCCTGCCGACGTGCTGCTCAACGGCCGCCTGATCGCGCACGGCGAGGTCGTCGTCGTCGACCAGGACTACGCGATCCGCATCACCCGCATCCTCGACGTCGCCGACGGCGTCGCCTGA
- a CDS encoding flagellar biosynthesis protein FlhB: MADDAGERTEAATDKRMKEVRSKGQLSRSQDLSAWVGVGAAAVMIPSTIQRGAEAGTDQLFSIGQVIRHPDDTTVLQLLGGGVGSMAGTIGPMLAVVGVAVLATAVVQGGVHVKRMTGNYEQFNLLNGLKTTFGTQALWNGAKALIKTAVVGLVLWMAVQGLLPVLMSGGGLSVSAIIEEAAAGTTVLLQAAIVAGLLLAAADVFVVMRRNRKKTRMTKKEVRDEHKSSDGDPLVKSQRRSRQLAMSRNRMMGAIVDADVVMVNPTDYAVALKYEPGKAAPRVVAKGAGAVAAKIREQAEADGVPMVADVPLTRALHASCGLGEEIPVDLYTPVARVLTFVMALKARGATAAVGRAHANPRPTTADEVSSVLAPESLAPDAVPRAIRAARTAPPPPGPAPAPAAASPAPLLSRPAATGGTA, translated from the coding sequence ATGGCGGACGACGCCGGCGAGCGCACCGAGGCAGCCACTGACAAGCGGATGAAGGAGGTCCGCTCGAAGGGCCAGCTCTCGCGCTCACAAGACCTCAGCGCGTGGGTCGGCGTCGGCGCGGCCGCCGTGATGATCCCCAGCACCATCCAGCGCGGTGCCGAGGCCGGCACCGACCAGCTCTTCTCGATCGGCCAGGTGATCCGTCACCCCGACGACACCACCGTGCTGCAGCTGCTCGGCGGCGGCGTGGGCTCGATGGCCGGCACGATCGGCCCGATGCTCGCGGTCGTCGGCGTGGCCGTGCTCGCCACCGCCGTCGTGCAGGGCGGCGTGCACGTCAAGCGGATGACCGGCAACTACGAGCAGTTCAACCTGCTCAACGGCCTCAAGACCACCTTCGGCACCCAAGCCCTCTGGAACGGCGCGAAGGCCCTGATCAAGACCGCCGTCGTCGGCCTCGTCCTGTGGATGGCCGTTCAGGGGCTCCTGCCCGTCCTGATGAGCGGCGGCGGCCTCAGCGTCTCGGCGATCATCGAGGAGGCGGCGGCAGGCACCACGGTGCTGCTGCAGGCCGCCATCGTGGCCGGCCTCCTCCTGGCGGCGGCCGACGTGTTCGTCGTCATGCGCCGCAACCGCAAGAAGACGCGCATGACCAAGAAGGAGGTGCGCGACGAGCACAAGAGCAGCGACGGCGACCCGCTGGTCAAGTCGCAGCGCCGCTCGCGCCAGCTCGCGATGAGCCGCAACCGCATGATGGGCGCCATCGTCGACGCCGACGTGGTGATGGTCAACCCGACCGACTACGCCGTCGCCCTCAAGTACGAGCCCGGCAAGGCCGCCCCCCGCGTCGTCGCGAAGGGCGCCGGCGCCGTCGCCGCGAAGATCCGCGAGCAGGCCGAGGCCGACGGCGTGCCGATGGTCGCCGATGTGCCCCTGACCCGTGCGCTGCACGCCTCGTGCGGCCTCGGCGAGGAGATCCCCGTCGACCTCTACACGCCGGTCGCCCGCGTCCTCACCTTCGTGATGGCCCTGAAGGCGCGCGGCGCGACAGCCGCCGTCGGACGTGCCCACGCGAACCCCCGGCCCACCACGGCCGACGAGGTGTCGAGCGTGCTCGCCCCCGAGTCGCTGGCCCCCGACGCGGTGCCGCGCGCGATCCGCGCCGCCCGCACCGCGCCTCCCCCGCCTGGCCCCGCCCCGGCCCCCGCCGCCGCCTCGCCGGCACCCCTGCTCTCCCGTCCCGCCGCCACCGGAGGAACCGCCTGA
- the fliP gene encoding flagellar type III secretion system pore protein FliP (The bacterial flagellar biogenesis protein FliP forms a type III secretion system (T3SS)-type pore required for flagellar assembly.) — protein sequence MVVASGLVMLIGQQASAAPVAPTSPTAPAQPGTGTGSTGTTDGSTGSTGATTGETPDFTQSDQTVTDGTGTGGLNIDINGPDGAPSQAIVTLLGITLLSVAPALLLMMTSFTKIFVVLAMTRNALALPSIPPNQVLAGLALFLSLFIMAPILGHINDDAVQPYLNGQLDFQGAIDAGAAPLREFMLAHTREEDLALMTRSADQPNPASQADVPMLTLIPSFMISELRAAFIIGFVIFIPFLVIDLVVSAALMSMGMMMLPPVMISLPFKILLFVLVDGWGLIITSLIESYQVSA from the coding sequence ATGGTCGTCGCGTCCGGGCTCGTCATGCTGATCGGCCAGCAGGCCTCCGCCGCGCCCGTCGCCCCCACGTCCCCGACCGCCCCCGCGCAGCCCGGCACCGGCACCGGCAGCACCGGCACCACCGACGGCTCGACCGGCAGCACCGGCGCCACCACCGGCGAGACCCCCGACTTCACGCAGTCCGACCAGACCGTCACCGACGGCACGGGCACCGGCGGCCTGAACATCGACATCAACGGCCCCGACGGAGCTCCCAGCCAGGCGATCGTCACCCTGCTCGGCATCACGCTGCTCAGCGTCGCGCCGGCCCTGCTGCTGATGATGACGTCGTTCACGAAGATCTTCGTCGTGCTCGCGATGACGCGGAACGCGCTCGCGCTGCCGTCGATCCCGCCGAACCAGGTGCTCGCGGGCCTCGCCCTGTTCCTGAGCCTGTTCATCATGGCGCCGATCCTGGGGCACATCAACGACGACGCCGTGCAGCCCTACCTGAACGGGCAGCTCGACTTCCAGGGCGCGATCGACGCCGGGGCCGCGCCGCTCCGCGAGTTCATGCTGGCGCACACCCGCGAGGAGGACCTCGCGCTGATGACCCGCTCCGCCGACCAGCCGAACCCCGCCAGCCAGGCCGACGTGCCGATGCTGACGCTGATCCCGTCGTTCATGATCAGCGAGCTCCGCGCCGCGTTCATCATCGGGTTCGTCATCTTCATCCCGTTCCTCGTCATCGACCTCGTCGTCAGCGCCGCGCTGATGTCGATGGGCATGATGATGCTGCCGCCGGTGATGATCTCGCTGCCGTTCAAGATCCTGCTGTTCGTGCTCGTCGACGGCTGGGGGCTCATCATCACGAGCCTCATCGAGAGCTACCAGGTGAGTGCCTGA
- a CDS encoding flagellar biosynthetic protein FliO, with protein sequence MDTLFVALRVALSLGVVLALLWVLQKRLAKGGLRGGRASAPVTIVARQGIGAKASVVVVDVEGERLVLGVTEASITVLAAADAPAAQPAVVALEPVGAAPALQSPVVAREPAPQEARVTPIVPLASVAPAPAPSATPSFDAVLAADSSLAAGRVAPIGRLDAAEAAFSGNSIAAPLLRPRGAERRAATRGGAGSGGARDPRERARGRSAEALEGSILAPATWRQAAAAVRAGRAG encoded by the coding sequence GTGGACACGCTCTTCGTCGCGCTGCGCGTCGCCCTCTCGCTGGGCGTCGTGCTGGCCCTGCTGTGGGTGCTGCAGAAGCGCCTCGCGAAGGGCGGTCTCCGTGGCGGCCGCGCCTCGGCCCCCGTCACGATCGTCGCCCGTCAGGGCATCGGCGCCAAGGCCAGCGTCGTCGTGGTCGACGTCGAGGGCGAGCGCCTCGTGCTCGGCGTGACCGAGGCGAGCATCACCGTGCTCGCCGCGGCCGACGCGCCCGCCGCCCAGCCCGCCGTCGTCGCGCTCGAGCCCGTCGGTGCCGCCCCCGCACTGCAGTCTCCCGTCGTCGCGCGCGAGCCGGCCCCGCAGGAGGCGCGGGTCACCCCGATCGTCCCCCTCGCGTCGGTCGCCCCCGCGCCGGCCCCCTCCGCGACCCCGAGCTTCGACGCGGTCCTCGCCGCCGACTCCTCCCTCGCCGCCGGACGAGTTGCCCCGATCGGTCGCCTCGACGCGGCCGAGGCAGCGTTCTCGGGCAACTCGATCGCTGCTCCGCTGCTGCGGCCGCGCGGGGCGGAGCGTCGCGCGGCGACGCGCGGCGGCGCCGGCAGCGGCGGCGCGCGCGACCCGCGCGAGCGCGCCCGCGGCCGCTCGGCCGAGGCGCTCGAGGGGTCGATCCTCGCGCCCGCGACGTGGCGGCAGGCGGCCGCCGCCGTCCGCGCCGGTCGAGCCGGATGA
- a CDS encoding flagellar biosynthetic protein FliR, with amino-acid sequence MLAAVRMTAFIVIAPPFSYRAFPGRVKAMLGVGLALAVAPRVAPGYESLDTGGFVLALVLELVVGAVLGFLVFLVFAAIQSAGSLIDLFGGFTLAQAFDPQSMINGAQFTRLFQMTALALMFASGGYQVLIGGLTRSFDAFPLGLGMDLSRPVELMTNGVSQMFLATLQIAGPLCVVLFLADVGLGLLSRVAPALNAYAMGFPLKILMTVMLAGGVFLALPGVVQGLTGDAADMVLGVR; translated from the coding sequence ATGCTCGCCGCCGTGCGCATGACCGCCTTCATCGTCATCGCGCCTCCTTTCTCGTACCGGGCGTTCCCCGGCCGCGTGAAGGCGATGCTCGGCGTCGGCCTCGCGCTCGCCGTGGCGCCGCGCGTCGCGCCCGGCTACGAGTCGCTCGACACCGGCGGCTTCGTGCTGGCGCTCGTGCTCGAGCTGGTCGTCGGCGCGGTGCTGGGGTTCCTCGTCTTCCTCGTGTTCGCGGCGATCCAGTCGGCGGGCAGCCTGATCGACCTGTTCGGCGGCTTCACGCTGGCGCAGGCCTTCGACCCGCAGTCGATGATCAACGGCGCGCAGTTCACGCGGCTGTTCCAGATGACGGCGCTCGCGCTGATGTTCGCGAGCGGCGGCTACCAGGTGCTGATCGGCGGGCTGACCCGTTCGTTCGACGCGTTCCCGCTCGGCCTCGGCATGGACCTCTCGCGTCCCGTCGAGCTGATGACGAACGGCGTCTCGCAGATGTTCCTCGCGACGTTGCAGATCGCCGGCCCGCTCTGCGTCGTGCTGTTCCTCGCCGACGTCGGGCTCGGCCTGCTCAGCCGCGTCGCGCCGGCCCTCAACGCCTACGCGATGGGCTTCCCGCTCAAGATCCTGATGACCGTGATGCTCGCCGGCGGCGTGTTCCTCGCCCTGCCCGGCGTCGTGCAGGGCCTCACCGGCGACGCGGCCGACATGGTCCTGGGGGTGAGGTAG
- the fliQ gene encoding flagellar biosynthesis protein FliQ, which translates to MDSNAVLDLSMQALLITGKLAAPVLITSLVVGFAISLLQSITQIQEVTLAFVPKAVAVGIALIVCGHWMISEMVSFTTMVFDRIPQLLSGG; encoded by the coding sequence ATGGACTCCAACGCCGTCCTCGACCTGTCGATGCAGGCCCTGCTCATCACGGGCAAGCTCGCCGCGCCCGTGCTGATCACCTCGCTCGTCGTCGGCTTCGCGATCTCGCTGCTGCAGTCGATCACGCAGATCCAGGAGGTGACCCTCGCGTTCGTGCCCAAGGCCGTCGCGGTCGGGATCGCCCTGATCGTCTGCGGCCACTGGATGATCAGCGAGATGGTCTCGTTCACGACCATGGTCTTCGACCGCATCCCCCAGCTCCTGAGCGGGGGCTAG
- a CDS encoding flagellar motor switch protein FliM: MTLLETLPPGTPAPATAVAAPRPPRQVEIYDFRRPTTLPREHSRALELAFETFARQWGTQLTAKVRVLSQVTCEQLQVLTYDEFAASLPATTAMVLCGIEGTTPKAVIQFPTSAALSWVSHMLGGTRPATVRERTFTPIEQALVRRLMEDALDDLRYSFGNLLVAQIVVGGFQYNSQFAQAAQKSDLMIVASFDIRVGERSAAGTVAIPAEVLLPQLGESESAVDPAEVRRLLGGQLASVPVDVALRLAPAAVLPSIVLDLAVGDVLPLPHPQSRPLAITVDGQVVGRAAVGSAGSRLAGIVVSTSLTGAEEGTS; the protein is encoded by the coding sequence GTGACGCTCCTCGAGACCCTGCCCCCCGGCACGCCCGCACCGGCCACGGCCGTCGCTGCGCCGCGCCCGCCGAGGCAGGTCGAGATCTACGACTTCCGTCGTCCGACGACGCTGCCCCGTGAGCACTCGCGGGCCCTCGAGCTCGCGTTCGAGACCTTCGCCCGCCAGTGGGGCACGCAGCTCACCGCCAAGGTGCGCGTGTTGTCGCAGGTGACCTGCGAGCAGCTGCAGGTGCTCACCTACGACGAGTTCGCCGCCTCGCTGCCGGCGACGACCGCGATGGTGCTGTGCGGCATCGAGGGCACGACGCCCAAGGCCGTCATCCAGTTCCCGACCTCCGCGGCGCTCAGCTGGGTCAGCCACATGCTCGGCGGCACCCGCCCGGCGACCGTGCGGGAGCGCACCTTCACCCCGATCGAGCAGGCCCTCGTGCGGCGTCTCATGGAGGACGCCCTCGACGACCTCCGCTACTCGTTCGGCAACCTGCTCGTCGCCCAGATCGTCGTCGGCGGCTTCCAGTACAACTCGCAGTTCGCCCAGGCCGCGCAGAAGTCCGACCTCATGATCGTCGCCTCGTTCGACATCCGGGTCGGCGAGCGCAGCGCCGCCGGCACCGTCGCGATCCCCGCCGAGGTGCTGCTGCCCCAGCTCGGCGAGTCCGAGTCCGCGGTCGACCCGGCGGAGGTGCGTCGCCTGCTGGGCGGCCAGCTCGCGTCGGTTCCCGTGGACGTCGCGCTCCGCCTCGCCCCCGCCGCGGTGCTGCCGAGCATCGTGCTCGACCTCGCCGTCGGCGACGTGCTGCCCCTGCCGCACCCGCAGTCGCGCCCGCTGGCGATCACGGTCGACGGCCAGGTCGTCGGCCGCGCCGCCGTCGGCTCCGCCGGGTCGCGCCTCGCGGGCATCGTCGTCTCCACCTCCCTCACGGGCGCCGAAGAAGGAACCTCATGA